The DNA region GAGCGACTGCGGCTTCTCGTAGATGACCGCGCTGCGCACCTCGGCCACATGGTCGACGCAGAAATCCCGGACCAGCTTCAGCGTCTTCCCGGTATCGGCGACGTCGTCGGCGATCAGGACCCTCTTCCGCGTGAAATCGATGGCGTTGGGAACCGGTGCCAGCATGACCGGCATTTCCAGGGTGGTCCCCACACCCGTGTAGAACTCCACATTCACCAGGTGGATGTTCTTGCAGTCCAGCGCGTACGCCAGACCGCCGGCGACGAACACCCCGCCGCGCGCGATGCTCAGCACGACGTCCGGCACGTACCCGTCATCGGCGACCGCCTGCGCCAGCTCCCGTACGGCACGACCGAAAACCTCGTACGTCAGATTCTCCCGCGCCTCACCAGCCATGCCGCATCACACCTGTGTCCGATGGAAGTTCATGTACGAACGCGAGGCGGTCGGCCCCCGCTGGCCCTGGTAGCGAGACCCGTACCGATCGGAGCCGTACGGGAACTCCGAGGGCGAGGTCAGCCGGAACATGCACAGCTGCCCGATCTTCATACCCGGCCACAGCTTTATGGGCAGCGTCGCGAGATTCGACAGCTCCAGCGTCACGTGACCCGAGAAACCGGGGTCGATGAACCCCGCCGTCGAATGGGTCACCAGCCCGAGGCGGCCGAGCGAACTCTTCCCCTCGAGCCGCGACGCGAGATCGTCGGGCAGCGAGATGACCTCGTACGTCGAGGCCAGGACGAATTCCCCGGGGTGCAGGATGAACGCCTCGTCGCCGTCCGGCTCGACGAGGCGGGTCAGATCGGTCTGCTCGACCGCGGGATCGATATGCGGATAGCGGTGGTTCTCGAACACCCGGAAGTAGCGGTCGAGCCGCACATCGATGCTCGAGGGCTGCACCATCGAAACGTCGAACGGGTCAATGCGAACCCGCCCGGCATCGATTTCGGCCCGGAGGTCCTTATCTGAGAGAAGCACGCACCGAGGATACGCAGAACGCGCGGGCTCGCCCCAACCGGACCACCCGCGCGCCTGCCCCGCCACCTGCTCCCGACCGCTACCGCCGCTCGGACACCACCGGCACGGCCTGCCTCAACCGGGCACAGCGCGGACACCGGAGCAACCGCCCGGGCCCGATCCGGTCGGACCCGAGATGCTGCAACGGGAACGACGAGGTAGCGAAAACGTGCCCTTCGGCACAGCGGACGACGGTGCGCTCCATCGACTCCATCAAGTCCCTTCCCCAACCAGCCATGGACGAGACCGCCACATTAGGGGATGAACGGGACGCCACTCCACGCGGCACTCCACCCACCTACGCTACGCCCCCAACTCCCTTGGCCAACAACCGCGTCCACCCCGGAAACAACACGAAGACCCCACGGCGAACACGCCGGGGGCCTGCGATGGGGTAGAGTATGCGGCGATGCACTGCCGTTCGGCGATGTGCTTCGCGGGTGTAGTTTAATGGTAGAACATGAGCTTCCCAAGCTCAGAGCGCGAGTTCGATTCTCGTCACCCGCTCCATGAAGAAGGCCCAGGTCATTGACCGGGGCCTTTCTTGTTGTCTAGACCTCTTGTCGAGTGTCGTGCCCTCCGCGTGCCCCAACTCCGGACGAGACCGGTACTTCAGCAGCGCCCTCGATGCGTGAGAGTCGCACCAGGAGAGTCGCCGACACCCGCTGCGCGGTGACTTGAGTCACGCCGCCCGCCCGTATGTGCTGACTGAACGTGCCAGCACATCCACGGGCCGCCTTTCAAGACGATGAGCATTCGTAGCGTGTCGGCCGACGCTGAGGTGCTTCTGAGCCAGACGCGGTCATTCACCAGCGAAGCTGATGCCACCTGGCACAGGGTGGGGCCCTCACAAAAAGCGTCCGCGGGGGAGGTGGCAGATGCCGCTGCTGTCATGGAGGACGGTGGCACCCACCGGAAGCCCGCACTGCACAGGTCCGCAGGAGCCGGCCGCTGTCCCTGGGGTCCCAGTGGACAGCGGGACCGGGAAGCCAATTGCCTACGTACCGGGGCAGCGCCCCGCCCGGACCCAGGGCTTGATCAAGTTCCGTTGAGGTCGGGCTTGTAGGTGATGCCCAGGATGGGGAGGGCTCGTTCGGGTTGGTCGCGGATGGCCCGGGTGGTCTTCGCGATGTTGGTCGCTCCGAGGGCTTTGAGGGCTCCGATCGCGAGGTTGCGCAGGGCGGCCATGACGCGGGGTGCGTTGCCTGCGTGGACAGTGGAGGCGTCT from Streptomyces sp. NBC_01754 includes:
- a CDS encoding phosphoribosyltransferase, which encodes MAGEARENLTYEVFGRAVRELAQAVADDGYVPDVVLSIARGGVFVAGGLAYALDCKNIHLVNVEFYTGVGTTLEMPVMLAPVPNAIDFTRKRVLIADDVADTGKTLKLVRDFCVDHVAEVRSAVIYEKPQSLVKCEYVWKSTERWINFPWSVEKPVVRREGQVLDS
- the dcd gene encoding dCTP deaminase, yielding MLLSDKDLRAEIDAGRVRIDPFDVSMVQPSSIDVRLDRYFRVFENHRYPHIDPAVEQTDLTRLVEPDGDEAFILHPGEFVLASTYEVISLPDDLASRLEGKSSLGRLGLVTHSTAGFIDPGFSGHVTLELSNLATLPIKLWPGMKIGQLCMFRLTSPSEFPYGSDRYGSRYQGQRGPTASRSYMNFHRTQV